In Stenotrophomonas sp. 169, one DNA window encodes the following:
- a CDS encoding sigma-54 dependent transcriptional regulator, with translation MAVVSDIQARCAIWFGQPLATERAALAAVGWQVRSVDPLQPQAVGLRGRDQVVGVIDLRQIPALALTAVTEWTQRHDHLPLLAVLPSGVSSPPPSWQPLLDACQGHFSLPLEQQALLEQLAHHPQHTSTDADSPAQRLIGDSPALLATRASLFKFAPVDLPVLVTGETGTGKELAAHALHAMSARADHRFMAVNCGAIPANLVQSELFGHERGAFTGAAQRRLGLFESASGGTVFLDEVGDLPLDAQTSLLRVLQEGTIERVGSSQPLRVDVRVLAATHVDLEQAVAQGRFRRDLFYRLNVLRLAMPALRERSGDVLVLAEHFLRQFRARHPGRARGFSSCARQAMQRFDWPGNVRELLNRVQRAAIVADGELIEPSDLDLVATLPAAARALLQSAREQVERDLLVQALRENEFNVSACARHMQVSRVTVYRLCRKHQVELPAIR, from the coding sequence ATGGCGGTGGTCTCTGATATCCAGGCACGTTGCGCGATCTGGTTCGGCCAGCCACTTGCGACCGAGCGGGCAGCGCTGGCGGCGGTCGGCTGGCAGGTGCGCAGCGTGGATCCCCTGCAGCCGCAGGCCGTGGGCTTGCGTGGCCGGGACCAAGTGGTTGGCGTCATCGATCTCCGGCAGATTCCCGCTCTCGCGCTGACGGCGGTGACCGAGTGGACGCAGCGGCACGATCACCTGCCGCTGCTGGCCGTGCTGCCTTCAGGGGTAAGCAGCCCTCCCCCCAGTTGGCAGCCGCTTCTTGATGCGTGCCAGGGTCACTTCAGCCTGCCGCTGGAACAGCAGGCACTGCTTGAGCAGCTTGCGCATCATCCACAGCACACCAGCACCGACGCCGACAGCCCTGCACAGCGCCTTATCGGCGACAGCCCCGCGCTGCTGGCCACCCGTGCATCGCTATTCAAATTCGCCCCGGTCGACCTGCCGGTCCTGGTGACCGGCGAAACCGGGACCGGCAAGGAGCTCGCCGCACACGCGCTGCATGCCATGTCCGCGCGCGCGGATCATCGGTTCATGGCCGTCAACTGTGGCGCGATCCCGGCCAACCTGGTGCAGTCGGAACTGTTCGGCCACGAGCGCGGCGCGTTCACCGGCGCGGCGCAGCGACGTCTGGGCCTGTTCGAAAGCGCGAGCGGTGGCACGGTGTTCCTCGACGAGGTTGGCGACCTGCCTCTGGATGCGCAGACCAGCCTGTTGCGCGTGCTGCAGGAAGGCACCATCGAGCGCGTGGGCAGCAGCCAGCCGTTGCGGGTGGATGTGCGTGTGCTGGCGGCCACCCATGTCGATCTGGAGCAGGCCGTCGCCCAAGGACGCTTCCGCCGCGATCTGTTCTACCGCCTCAACGTGCTGCGGCTGGCCATGCCGGCCTTGCGTGAGCGCAGCGGGGATGTGCTGGTGCTGGCGGAGCATTTCCTGCGCCAGTTCCGTGCACGCCACCCCGGCCGTGCACGGGGCTTCAGCAGTTGCGCGCGGCAGGCCATGCAACGCTTCGACTGGCCGGGCAACGTGCGCGAGCTGCTCAACCGGGTTCAACGTGCGGCGATCGTGGCCGACGGTGAGCTGATCGAGCCGTCGGATCTGGATCTGGTTGCGACCCTGCCGGCGGCTGCGCGTGCGCTGCTGCAGAGCGCACGCGAGCAGGTGGAGCGCGATCTGCTGGTGCAGGCGTTGCGCGAGAATGAGTTCAACGTCTCTGCCTGCGCACGGCACATGCAGGTATCGCGGGTGACGGTGTATCGGCTGTGCCGCAAGCACCAGGTGGAGTTGCCCGCGATACGGTGA
- a CDS encoding MGMT family protein, which yields MRGAAGDPAPALTPEQARERILAVIRAIPVGQVMGYGQVAARAGLPGRARLTARVLGMNDDPELPWHRVLRADGRIAMPEGSTGWREQSRRLRAEGVAVERGRVRMQAVDPSASLDAALWGPG from the coding sequence GTGCGGGGTGCTGCTGGTGACCCGGCTCCGGCGCTGACGCCGGAACAGGCGCGTGAGCGCATCCTGGCGGTGATCCGTGCCATCCCGGTCGGCCAGGTGATGGGCTACGGCCAGGTCGCGGCACGTGCGGGGCTGCCAGGACGCGCGCGCTTGACTGCCCGCGTGCTGGGCATGAATGACGACCCGGAGCTGCCGTGGCATCGCGTACTGCGTGCCGACGGACGTATCGCCATGCCCGAAGGGTCGACAGGCTGGCGCGAGCAGAGTCGGCGCCTGCGCGCCGAGGGCGTGGCGGTGGAGCGGGGCAGGGTGCGGATGCAGGCCGTCGACCCATCCGCATCGCTGGATGCCGCGCTGTGGGGGCCCGGTTGA
- a CDS encoding rhomboid family intramembrane serine protease, with product MLPRLPTVTKALLIANAILFLLQQPFLLGDATFAPFMLQPLQGSFDAFSPGGNFQPWQLLTYGFLHGSFSHLFFNMFAVFMFGAALEQTWGEKRFLIYYLVCVAGAGLCQLLVGSLMDNPATVLGASGGVFGLLLAYGMLFPNQRVMLLFPPIPMKARTFVILFGIGELVLGATGWQPGVAHFAHLGGMLFGWLLIRYWRGQPPFKRRPPGPPKRPNHLRSV from the coding sequence ATGCTTCCGCGACTGCCTACCGTCACCAAGGCGCTGTTGATCGCCAATGCGATCCTGTTCCTCCTGCAGCAACCGTTCCTGCTGGGCGATGCGACGTTCGCGCCGTTCATGCTGCAGCCGTTGCAGGGCAGCTTCGATGCCTTCTCACCCGGCGGTAATTTCCAGCCTTGGCAGCTGCTGACCTACGGCTTCCTGCATGGCAGTTTCAGCCACCTGTTCTTCAACATGTTCGCCGTTTTCATGTTCGGCGCCGCGTTGGAGCAGACCTGGGGCGAGAAGCGCTTCCTGATCTATTACCTGGTGTGCGTGGCCGGTGCCGGCCTGTGCCAGCTGCTGGTGGGCAGCCTGATGGACAACCCGGCGACCGTACTGGGCGCATCCGGCGGTGTGTTCGGGCTGCTGCTGGCCTACGGCATGCTGTTCCCCAACCAGCGGGTGATGCTGCTGTTCCCACCGATCCCGATGAAAGCGCGCACGTTCGTGATCCTGTTCGGCATCGGCGAGCTGGTACTCGGTGCCACAGGATGGCAGCCGGGAGTGGCGCATTTCGCGCACCTCGGGGGCATGCTGTTCGGCTGGCTGCTGATCCGTTACTGGCGCGGCCAACCCCCGTTCAAGCGCCGCCCCCCCGGCCCACCCAAGCGCCCCAACCACCTGCGCAGCGTCTGA
- a CDS encoding C40 family peptidase, with translation MDMTPVSPGLRRFFSLAATLALSATLSGCGGGKASRPAPPPAPSVTQVWPSVSPANPQVANAVLMRAIGLVGTPYLYGGNTPESGFDCSGLVTYVYREMVDLKLPRTSRELAAVQGPKIEPQRLATGDLVFFGSRGNVSHVGIYVGEGRFVHAPSTGGTVRLDSLGGHYWKDHYTGAKRVLH, from the coding sequence ATGGACATGACGCCAGTTTCGCCCGGCCTGCGCCGTTTCTTTTCCCTCGCCGCGACGCTCGCCCTCTCCGCCACACTGAGTGGATGCGGTGGCGGCAAAGCGTCCCGCCCCGCCCCGCCCCCTGCCCCGTCCGTCACCCAGGTCTGGCCCAGCGTGTCGCCGGCCAACCCGCAGGTGGCCAACGCCGTGCTGATGCGCGCCATCGGTCTGGTCGGCACACCGTATCTCTACGGGGGCAACACCCCTGAGTCGGGCTTCGACTGCAGCGGCCTGGTGACATATGTCTATCGTGAAATGGTCGACCTGAAACTGCCACGCACCTCGCGCGAGCTGGCCGCCGTGCAGGGCCCGAAGATCGAACCCCAGCGCTTGGCGACGGGCGACCTGGTCTTTTTCGGCAGCCGCGGCAACGTCAGCCACGTGGGCATCTATGTCGGCGAAGGGCGCTTTGTGCATGCCCCCAGCACCGGCGGCACGGTCCGGCTGGATTCGCTGGGCGGACACTACTGGAAGGACCACTACACAGGAGCCAAACGCGTCCTCCACTAA
- a CDS encoding TonB-dependent receptor, which produces MSSSNHAAALRRSSIALALMSIMGTAAGQSTTGSLYGSVPGAAGASIIVESDSGLKRIAEVNANGRYSLSSLPVGKYTVTLQRDGQMVQQRENVQLTVGMRTDVSFDGPVANTLDTVTVTAANLPKIDVTNTVSRSVITSEQLDVLPLGRSAEAIALLAPGVVAGSGAFGNGSRSALSFGGSSVSENAYYLNGFNATNPLNNIGGVSLPYGSIDQQETYTGGYSARYGRSTGGVINQLGKRGTNQWHYGVQTTWEPGSLASSPRDIRYPLHSPGAGYELQDPTLSGSLYRSRRGDTADRKTHSAYVSGPLIEDKLFFHVAGEIATSRGVSTTSVESAQQVRGHYAVDAPKFYGKIDWNINDSNTLEYTRIQNTDRYAAYLRAYDYATGSEGGRTGTFANTTKLKDTYDIFKFTSYLSDDLTLSAVWGRSRQLNLDSNPLSSANPFISGANNQDPSITGGSPIRNDQPAINEKAANAGSSTRGLRVDLQYRIGDHELTAGIDNMTFNANNEGQAMSGPGHAWIYSRIAPGSSPSPGFGIRPPGGDGYFVQKYIFSTTTSMSLAQKAYYLEDRWQVTPDWLLTLGLRNDKFTNYNSAGTAYVQSGNQWAPRLGVAWDVSGDASLKVFANLGRYYLALPNSVAIRGASASTYTREYFTYSGIDANGNPTGLNPLGPGPVSSNNEYGQTPDPRGVAPSDLASQYQDELIVGFEKAFGASWNSGAKATYRRLQTAIDDTCDGGRIADKLKAAGVDPSTLDVPGCVIFNPGKTNTFLVKKRDGTGYVPVSMSAGDWGLDGRKAKRDYVAVDMFIEHPMRSNWYGRLDYTWSRSFGNTEGQVKSDIGQGDVSKTQDWDSYYLMEYAGGYLANDRRHQLKGYGAYQFTDEWTASATLQVMSGAPKTCLGFYGADEGDPVGYGSSYHYCNGSPSRPGDAGRQPWTARLDLGVMYRPAFARKRLALGLDVFNVLNQRRQVQSDATYEKGPYTLSNTYGMGTYFSAPRSVRLTAAYDF; this is translated from the coding sequence ATGAGCAGCAGCAACCACGCCGCAGCATTGAGGCGCAGCAGTATCGCATTAGCCCTGATGTCGATCATGGGCACCGCCGCAGGCCAGAGCACCACAGGCTCGCTTTACGGCAGCGTGCCGGGCGCTGCGGGTGCCTCGATCATCGTGGAGAGCGACAGCGGTCTGAAGCGCATTGCCGAGGTCAATGCGAACGGCCGATACTCACTCAGCTCGTTGCCCGTCGGCAAGTACACGGTCACCCTGCAGCGTGATGGGCAGATGGTCCAGCAGCGCGAAAACGTGCAGCTGACAGTGGGCATGCGCACCGACGTGTCATTCGATGGGCCTGTCGCCAATACGCTGGACACGGTCACGGTGACGGCGGCCAACCTGCCGAAGATTGATGTCACCAATACCGTTTCGCGGTCGGTCATCACCTCCGAGCAGCTTGATGTACTACCCCTGGGGCGCAGTGCTGAAGCCATCGCGCTGTTGGCACCGGGCGTTGTGGCGGGCAGCGGCGCGTTCGGCAACGGCTCGCGCTCTGCGCTTTCCTTCGGGGGTTCCAGCGTCAGCGAGAATGCCTATTACCTCAACGGCTTCAATGCCACCAATCCGCTCAACAACATCGGTGGCGTGAGCCTGCCTTATGGCTCCATCGACCAGCAGGAGACCTATACCGGCGGTTACAGCGCCCGCTATGGCCGATCCACCGGTGGGGTGATCAACCAGCTCGGCAAGCGCGGCACCAACCAGTGGCACTACGGCGTCCAGACTACCTGGGAGCCCGGTTCGCTGGCCTCCTCGCCACGCGACATCCGCTACCCACTTCATTCGCCGGGGGCAGGCTATGAGCTGCAGGATCCGACTCTTTCCGGTTCGCTTTACCGCTCGCGTCGTGGTGACACCGCCGACCGTAAAACGCACAGCGCGTATGTCAGCGGCCCGCTGATCGAGGACAAGCTGTTCTTCCACGTGGCCGGAGAGATCGCCACATCCCGCGGCGTCTCGACCACCAGCGTTGAATCGGCTCAGCAGGTGAGGGGGCATTACGCCGTCGATGCGCCGAAGTTCTACGGCAAGATCGACTGGAACATCAACGACAGCAACACGTTGGAGTACACGCGTATCCAGAATACGGACCGCTATGCTGCCTACCTTCGCGCGTATGACTACGCGACGGGTAGCGAAGGAGGCCGCACCGGCACCTTCGCCAATACCACCAAGCTGAAAGACACCTATGACATCTTCAAGTTCACCAGCTATCTCAGCGACGACCTGACGCTGAGCGCGGTGTGGGGCCGGAGCCGACAGCTCAATCTCGATTCGAATCCGCTTAGCTCTGCGAACCCGTTCATCAGCGGCGCCAACAACCAGGATCCGTCCATCACCGGGGGCTCGCCTATCCGCAACGATCAACCGGCGATCAATGAAAAGGCGGCCAACGCAGGCAGTAGCACGCGCGGCCTGCGCGTGGACCTGCAGTACCGCATCGGTGACCACGAGCTCACCGCTGGCATCGACAACATGACCTTCAATGCGAACAACGAAGGCCAGGCCATGAGCGGTCCCGGCCATGCATGGATTTATTCCCGCATCGCCCCGGGCTCCTCGCCTTCACCGGGTTTCGGCATCCGCCCGCCGGGTGGTGACGGTTACTTCGTGCAGAAATATATCTTCTCCACCACCACCAGCATGTCGCTGGCGCAGAAGGCGTACTACCTGGAAGACCGCTGGCAGGTGACGCCGGATTGGCTGCTTACCCTGGGGCTCCGCAACGACAAGTTCACCAACTACAACAGCGCCGGTACAGCCTACGTGCAAAGCGGCAATCAATGGGCGCCGCGGCTGGGTGTGGCGTGGGATGTATCCGGCGACGCGTCGCTGAAAGTGTTCGCCAATCTGGGACGGTATTATCTGGCGCTGCCCAACAGCGTGGCCATCCGCGGAGCATCGGCGTCGACCTATACCCGTGAATACTTTACTTACAGCGGCATTGATGCCAACGGCAACCCTACCGGCCTCAACCCTCTGGGACCGGGCCCGGTTTCGTCCAACAACGAGTATGGCCAGACACCCGATCCGCGCGGCGTCGCGCCCTCGGACCTGGCCTCCCAGTACCAGGATGAGTTGATCGTTGGGTTCGAAAAGGCCTTCGGCGCCTCATGGAACAGTGGCGCCAAGGCGACTTACCGCCGCCTGCAGACCGCTATCGACGATACCTGTGATGGGGGCCGCATTGCCGACAAACTCAAGGCGGCGGGCGTGGACCCGAGCACGCTGGATGTCCCCGGCTGCGTCATCTTCAATCCGGGCAAGACCAACACCTTCCTGGTCAAGAAGCGCGATGGCACAGGCTATGTGCCGGTGAGCATGAGTGCGGGAGACTGGGGGCTGGACGGGCGAAAGGCCAAGCGCGACTATGTCGCGGTGGACATGTTCATCGAGCACCCTATGCGCAGCAACTGGTACGGGCGCCTGGATTACACATGGTCGCGCAGTTTCGGCAACACCGAAGGGCAGGTAAAATCGGACATCGGCCAAGGCGATGTGTCCAAGACCCAGGACTGGGACTCGTATTATCTGATGGAATATGCTGGCGGCTATCTGGCCAATGACCGTCGTCACCAGTTGAAGGGATACGGCGCTTACCAGTTCACCGACGAGTGGACGGCGTCGGCCACGCTGCAGGTGATGTCCGGTGCCCCCAAAACCTGCTTGGGCTTTTACGGTGCCGATGAGGGTGACCCGGTGGGATATGGCTCGTCGTACCACTACTGCAATGGCAGCCCGTCGCGTCCTGGCGATGCCGGCCGCCAGCCGTGGACCGCCCGCCTTGACCTGGGCGTGATGTATCGCCCGGCGTTCGCGCGGAAGCGGTTGGCACTGGGGCTGGACGTGTTCAACGTCCTCAACCAGCGCCGCCAGGTGCAGTCCGATGCGACCTATGAGAAAGGACCGTATACCCTATCCAATACCTATGGCATGGGGACCTACTTCAGCGCGCCGCGCTCGGTCCGCCTGACTGCCGCTTACGATTTCTGA
- a CDS encoding C40 family peptidase: MTTDELMCEGQRAVNSPRLTQRITRVALLSLTLALTSAPAWAQSAPVAVPTDTAITAVKAAAKAEPVAATRSRADAAASATLAALLPHLAANDSIPLMDRSAMVAGDLSRLLANYDTSASGSIVVGGAEENGKIQSVLRRAMTLLGTPYRWGGNTPDSGFDCSGLVGYVFRTALGIELPRVSRDMASDRQNELIADRTALSEGDLVFFGRKGRVDHVGIYVGEGRFLHAPSTGKDVRVDTLLTGYWGNKFMQARRVDL; the protein is encoded by the coding sequence GTGACGACCGACGAACTGATGTGTGAAGGCCAGCGCGCCGTAAATTCACCTCGCCTGACCCAGCGCATCACGCGCGTCGCCCTGCTCTCGCTGACCCTTGCACTCACCAGTGCACCGGCCTGGGCACAGAGCGCACCGGTCGCCGTACCGACCGACACCGCCATCACCGCAGTGAAGGCTGCTGCCAAGGCCGAGCCGGTCGCTGCCACCCGCAGCCGCGCCGATGCCGCCGCCAGCGCCACCCTCGCCGCCCTCCTTCCCCACCTTGCCGCCAACGACAGCATTCCGCTGATGGACCGTTCGGCGATGGTCGCCGGCGACCTCAGCCGCCTTCTCGCCAACTACGACACCAGTGCCTCCGGTTCGATCGTGGTCGGTGGTGCCGAAGAGAACGGCAAGATCCAGTCCGTCCTGCGCCGCGCGATGACCCTGCTGGGCACGCCCTATCGCTGGGGCGGCAACACCCCGGACAGCGGCTTCGACTGCAGTGGCCTGGTCGGCTACGTCTTCCGCACTGCGCTGGGCATCGAACTGCCGCGCGTGTCGCGTGACATGGCCAGCGACCGCCAGAACGAACTGATTGCCGACCGTACGGCGCTGAGCGAAGGCGATCTGGTCTTCTTCGGCCGCAAGGGACGGGTGGACCACGTCGGGATCTACGTCGGCGAGGGCCGGTTCCTGCATGCGCCGAGCACCGGCAAGGACGTCCGCGTGGACACCCTGCTGACCGGCTACTGGGGTAACAAGTTCATGCAGGCACGCCGCGTCGACCTGTAA
- a CDS encoding peptidylprolyl isomerase: MKIEKDRVVRFHYTVSEVGQEPIESSKDREPLAILFGHGNIIPGLEKAMEDKEAGATFGVDVASADAYGERREGLTQRVPKKHFGKEKLVPGAQVVLQTNFGARAVTVQKVGMSVVDVDLNHPMAGKDLHFDVEIIDVREASEEEVQHGHVHGDGGHQH; encoded by the coding sequence ATGAAGATCGAAAAAGACCGCGTCGTCCGTTTCCACTACACCGTTTCCGAAGTCGGCCAGGAGCCGATCGAATCGTCCAAGGACCGTGAGCCGCTGGCCATCCTGTTCGGCCACGGCAACATCATTCCGGGCCTGGAAAAGGCGATGGAAGACAAGGAAGCGGGCGCCACCTTCGGCGTTGACGTTGCGTCGGCCGATGCCTACGGCGAGCGCCGCGAGGGCCTGACCCAGCGCGTGCCGAAGAAGCATTTCGGCAAAGAGAAGCTGGTGCCGGGCGCGCAGGTCGTGCTGCAGACGAACTTCGGTGCGCGTGCGGTGACGGTGCAGAAGGTGGGCATGAGCGTGGTCGACGTCGACCTCAACCACCCGATGGCCGGCAAGGATCTGCACTTCGACGTTGAAATCATCGACGTGCGCGAAGCCAGCGAAGAAGAAGTCCAGCACGGCCACGTGCACGGCGACGGCGGCCACCAGCACTGA
- a CDS encoding DUF418 domain-containing protein, translating to MPRLPGFPVTIATSSLPPFADADRITVMDILRGVALFGILLMNIEAFSGPLDLSFTGIDPHWQGLDYAADALVYVLVQGKFFLLFSFLFGAGFAVMARRADEAGRAFTPIYLRRSVVLMLIGACHALLVWSGDILMVYGLLSFLLLGTRRWPVPVLPVAGVLVYAFAVGLTLLFALLVWAAAQGGTALDSAGSLRTAQDIIEAQRQAYGHGTWRQGTLQRLADVRHMVGGILITGPEIFGMFLLGAWFTRSGALSDPQRHATLYARLRWIAMPLGLLLMVISAVWNPYLAPGEFTVQTGLSYALAAVASLLMALGYLAWIVQARHALGWLAAPGRMALTHYLLQSLLCTWVFYAPGMGFFEQMPRVWQLPFASAVFAAQVVISHAWLARFRHGPMEWLWRALTYLRLPPMRRTVAAR from the coding sequence ATGCCCCGCCTTCCCGGATTCCCCGTGACCATCGCGACTTCCTCCCTGCCGCCGTTCGCGGACGCCGACCGCATTACGGTGATGGACATCCTGCGTGGCGTGGCCCTGTTCGGCATCCTGCTGATGAACATCGAAGCGTTCAGCGGGCCGCTCGATCTTTCCTTCACCGGCATCGACCCGCACTGGCAAGGGCTGGATTACGCAGCGGACGCGCTGGTCTACGTGCTGGTGCAGGGCAAGTTCTTCCTGTTGTTCTCCTTCCTGTTCGGTGCGGGTTTCGCGGTGATGGCACGACGTGCCGACGAGGCCGGCCGCGCGTTCACGCCGATCTACCTGCGGCGCAGCGTGGTGCTGATGCTGATCGGTGCCTGCCATGCCTTGCTGGTGTGGTCCGGCGATATCCTGATGGTGTACGGCCTGCTGTCATTTCTGCTGCTGGGCACACGGCGTTGGCCGGTGCCGGTGCTGCCCGTCGCCGGCGTCCTGGTGTACGCCTTCGCGGTCGGCTTGACCCTGTTGTTCGCCCTGCTGGTATGGGCGGCCGCGCAGGGCGGCACTGCGTTGGACAGCGCAGGAAGCCTGCGTACGGCGCAGGACATCATTGAAGCGCAGCGCCAGGCCTACGGTCATGGCACGTGGAGGCAGGGCACCCTGCAGCGGCTGGCCGATGTGCGCCACATGGTCGGCGGCATCCTGATCACCGGTCCGGAGATCTTCGGCATGTTCCTGCTGGGCGCATGGTTCACGCGCAGCGGCGCACTGTCCGATCCACAGCGCCATGCGACGCTGTACGCACGCCTGCGCTGGATCGCGATGCCACTTGGTCTGCTGCTGATGGTGATCAGCGCAGTGTGGAATCCGTATCTGGCGCCCGGCGAGTTCACCGTACAGACCGGACTGTCCTATGCACTGGCGGCGGTCGCGAGCCTGCTGATGGCGCTGGGCTACCTGGCGTGGATCGTGCAAGCGCGCCACGCGCTGGGCTGGCTGGCAGCACCAGGACGCATGGCGCTCACCCACTATCTGCTGCAGTCGTTGCTGTGCACGTGGGTGTTCTACGCGCCCGGCATGGGTTTCTTCGAGCAGATGCCGCGGGTCTGGCAGTTGCCCTTTGCATCGGCGGTGTTCGCCGCGCAGGTAGTGATCAGCCATGCATGGCTGGCGCGTTTCCGCCACGGGCCGATGGAATGGCTGTGGCGCGCACTGACCTACCTGCGCCTGCCGCCGATGCGCCGCACGGTGGCAGCCCGCTGA
- a CDS encoding DMT family transporter, which translates to MNTPSTFPTSSARLAVGGVGLAAIGAIAASGKAIIVKLGLRHGVDATTLLALRMAMALPLFLLLAWWSSRRAAPLSWADRGRIAWLGFTGYYLSSWLDFQGLQYISVTLERLILYLNPTLVLLIHVVLTRQRPGRWQLVALALSYAGVLVAFGHDLQREGGQIILGSLLVLGSAISYALYLFGSGQIVARIGAVRLTAQASCVACALVLLHFGLTRPWPVLWQAPHAVHWLSLINATACTVLPVLAIMLAVKRIGSSLAAQVGMLGPVSTIVMSLWLLDEPMGPAQIAGTVLVLCGVLLVTRLRR; encoded by the coding sequence ATGAACACCCCTTCGACCTTCCCCACGTCCTCCGCCCGCCTCGCCGTGGGCGGCGTAGGGCTGGCAGCCATCGGCGCCATCGCCGCGTCGGGCAAGGCGATCATCGTCAAGCTGGGTCTGCGTCATGGCGTGGACGCCACGACGCTGCTTGCGCTGCGGATGGCGATGGCCCTGCCGCTGTTTCTGCTGTTGGCCTGGTGGTCTTCGCGCCGCGCCGCGCCCTTGTCCTGGGCCGACCGCGGACGCATCGCGTGGCTCGGCTTCACCGGCTACTACCTGTCCAGCTGGCTGGACTTCCAGGGCCTGCAGTACATCAGCGTGACCTTGGAACGGCTGATCCTGTACCTCAATCCCACCTTGGTATTGCTGATCCATGTCGTGCTGACGCGACAGCGACCAGGCCGCTGGCAACTGGTGGCGCTGGCGCTCAGCTATGCCGGCGTGCTGGTGGCGTTCGGCCATGATCTGCAGCGCGAGGGCGGGCAGATCATCCTCGGCAGCCTGCTGGTGCTGGGCAGTGCCATCAGCTATGCCTTGTATCTGTTCGGCAGCGGCCAGATCGTGGCCCGCATCGGTGCCGTGCGCCTGACCGCGCAGGCCAGTTGCGTGGCCTGCGCGCTGGTGCTGCTGCACTTCGGCCTGACCCGTCCGTGGCCTGTGCTATGGCAGGCACCGCACGCGGTGCACTGGTTGTCGCTGATCAATGCCACGGCCTGCACGGTGCTACCGGTGCTGGCGATCATGCTGGCGGTCAAACGCATCGGCTCGTCGTTGGCCGCGCAGGTCGGTATGCTCGGGCCGGTGTCCACCATCGTGATGAGTCTATGGCTGCTCGACGAACCCATGGGCCCGGCGCAGATCGCCGGCACCGTCCTGGTGCTGTGCGGGGTGCTGCTGGTGACCCGGCTCCGGCGCTGA
- the gorA gene encoding glutathione-disulfide reductase gives MTTTSHDYDLIVLGGGSGGLAAAFRAAQYGKRVAMLEPDELGGTCVNVGCVPKKAMWLAADLAGRIGLARAMGFDVPLRPALSWKELIVHRQGYIENIHVSYRKRLDETGVVRVPRRGRLVDTHTVECSDGVRISGEHIVLATGAHPQRPDIPGAELGLVSDDFFNLCDAPDHVAIVGGGYIAVELAGLLQALGSRVTMLVRGSRLLDRFDGELAAQLADNLCHQGVRIQFNYRLRELQRDSEGDRVRVLGHDGPLDSVFDKVFFAIGRRGNSRDMGLEQVGVQIGERGEVRVDEWQTTSVPSVHAVGDLAGKEGLTPVAIATARHLMDRLFGGKPQAKMDFDNIPSVVFSHPPLGKVGLGEEEARQQFDDVRIYHSNFRPMLQALADGTQRSMFKLVCVGPEERVVGVHLLGEAADEILQGFAVAVKMGATKAQFDATVAIHPTSAEEIVLMHR, from the coding sequence ATGACCACGACTTCCCATGACTACGACCTGATTGTCCTCGGCGGCGGTTCCGGTGGCCTGGCGGCCGCCTTCCGCGCCGCACAGTACGGCAAGCGCGTCGCGATGCTGGAGCCGGATGAGCTCGGCGGCACCTGTGTCAATGTCGGCTGCGTGCCGAAGAAGGCGATGTGGCTGGCCGCCGATCTCGCCGGCCGTATCGGCTTGGCGCGTGCGATGGGATTCGACGTGCCGCTGCGTCCCGCGTTGTCCTGGAAAGAACTGATCGTCCATCGCCAGGGGTATATCGAGAACATCCACGTCAGTTATCGCAAGCGGCTGGACGAGACGGGCGTGGTGCGCGTGCCGCGCCGCGGGCGACTGGTGGACACGCACACGGTGGAGTGCAGCGATGGCGTGCGCATCAGCGGCGAGCACATCGTGCTGGCCACCGGTGCTCACCCGCAGCGCCCGGACATTCCCGGTGCGGAACTGGGCCTCGTCTCGGACGACTTCTTCAACCTGTGCGATGCACCGGACCACGTTGCCATCGTCGGCGGTGGCTACATCGCCGTGGAGTTGGCTGGCCTGCTGCAGGCGCTGGGCAGTCGAGTGACGATGCTGGTGCGCGGTAGTCGCCTGCTGGACCGCTTCGATGGCGAACTCGCCGCGCAGTTGGCGGATAATCTCTGCCATCAGGGGGTACGGATCCAGTTCAATTACCGGCTGCGCGAACTCCAGCGCGACAGCGAGGGCGATCGCGTGCGTGTACTGGGCCACGACGGCCCGTTGGACAGTGTGTTCGACAAGGTGTTCTTTGCGATCGGCCGACGTGGCAACTCCCGGGACATGGGGCTGGAGCAGGTTGGCGTGCAGATCGGCGAGCGCGGCGAAGTGAGGGTCGACGAGTGGCAGACGACCTCCGTTCCCAGCGTGCATGCGGTGGGCGACCTGGCCGGCAAGGAAGGCTTGACGCCGGTGGCGATCGCCACGGCGCGCCACCTCATGGACCGCCTGTTCGGCGGCAAGCCGCAGGCGAAGATGGATTTCGACAACATTCCCAGCGTGGTGTTCTCGCACCCACCGCTGGGCAAAGTCGGTCTTGGCGAAGAAGAGGCCCGCCAGCAGTTCGACGACGTCCGCATCTACCACAGCAATTTCAGGCCCATGCTGCAGGCACTGGCCGACGGCACCCAGCGCAGCATGTTCAAGCTGGTCTGCGTCGGCCCGGAAGAACGCGTGGTGGGTGTGCACCTGCTCGGTGAAGCCGCAGACGAGATCCTGCAGGGCTTCGCGGTCGCGGTGAAGATGGGCGCGACCAAGGCGCAGTTCGATGCAACGGTGGCGATCCATCCCACATCGGCCGAGGAAATCGTGTTGATGCACCGCTGA